CCAGTTTAACTTCCATAAAACACTAAACACGTTACCAAATCCTTTCTGCAAATGTCAGCTAGCCGCTTTCCTTCCAATCTTCTTTCTTAGTCCTGCACAAATTCACTGTTTTTTCCATCTTATCTTCCTCCTGAAAATTTTTATGTGAAGCGGTTTCACCGCAAAACACCAAAAAAGCATACGTCACTCGACGTATGCTTCAAATACAAACAAACATATGGAGTCACGGACACACGTGACCCTTTTGTAAAAATTTTAAAACGCTGTTAAAACAGCCTAAAGGTCACGACACATATAAAATTGTTTTTTTGAGTCAAAGTTACTTTTTTCATCGTCGTGACCTCCTTTTCTTAATGATTATTTATTATATAGTTACCGGAAAATTTTATCAATTGTTTTTTTCTTCACAAAGTAAACCGGCCTCCGCTAATTATGATTAAGACCGCTAATATACCAATAATCGTTAACACAAAAGTAATGGATAAAGGGCGGGACACATTGGCTTTTTGAACTTCTTTCCACAAAACCGGGCGAATGCCTGTAATAGAAAAAATAATTACAGCAGCTAAAAGAATCGACATTATATTAACCGTCACCAGCAAAAAAGCTCCATATGCAGCCATCCAATCCCCATTTCCTAATGATAGGCCCAGAGCTACACTTGGAGGAAGTAATGCTACTGCTACCATCACTCCTACGAGGTTTCCTGATAGCCGATTTAAAAAAGCTAGAGCTCCAGCCGAACCAGAAGCAATCCCTAGAATAATATCCATCACTTCTACTTTTGTCCGGCTTACATACTGGTCGGTTTTAAGTTCTAACTGTGTAAAAGCAGCAAAAATGATGGATATTAAGACCACTGCCGCTACACCGGCAATAGAAGTAACAGCCGACTTGCTCAGAAGTTTATAGTCTCCCAGTACCGAAGTAAAAGCAATTGCGATAACAGGTCCAATCATGGGAGCAATCACCATAGCTCCAATAACCACTGCCTCACTATCTTTTATAAACCCAACCGTTGCCACAATCGCTGATAAAATTATTAAGAGCGAATAATTCCAGGATATCTTACTATTCTTTTTTACCGCAGTTAATAACTCATGTCGGCTGGCTCTTTGAAGCTTTGCTTTCTCTTCTTCTTTCTGCTTCTCCTTTGAACCTTTTGAGAAGTAGGCACGAACAGGCAGAAGTAGTGTCTCAAAACCATCCACAATGTTTGATACTTCTTCTAAATCGTTAAGAATTTCTTCTACATTGTCTGTTTTAAGCAAGATGCGATACAAGGTTCTGCCGTCGATTTCCTTTTCCACCCAGTAGGTTTGGAAGGTAAACTTTTTTAATTGTTTCTGAAATTCCTTTAGGTGTGAAGGCGGTACGTGAACCTCTACTAATTGCAGACTCATTAGATTGCCTCCGATCAGACGTTCTTTATTATTAAAATGCCCTTTTACTAATAAGCTCATACTTTCATTTCACCAGTTAACTATTCATGTAAAAAACCAGCCTGTCTTTAAGACTGGCTGGTTTTTTAATAAGATATTCCTGTTCCTGTCAATTCGATATTTACATTGACCTTAACAGGCACGCTTGCGTAATTTTCATTCCATTTTTCCATGTTCGCTTTTCTTGTACGGTTTTGATAAATCGATCCGAGCCCTAAGGGGTCTGTCCTATTTTCTTTAAATTCCAATATAAGCTTGTTCATTTTTTCTTCAAAGTGTTCTTCAAATTTCTTTTCTACATCGTGTACTAATTTGGGGGTTTTATTACTGTCAATGTCAAGCTTTTTCATTTCATTTATAAATGCGTCCATATTAACATTAACGGTAAACTGGGGATCTGCGGAACTGCCTTCTAATTTATATTTAACATCTGAATTAGTAACTTGAATTCCTACTTTACCATTTTTATATTCAATATTTTCCCGGCCTTCTCTAACCTTTTCTCTTAAAATCTTAAAGGTTAAAGCCTCAGATTCCGGTATAATTTGAACAAGCTTTCCTTTTTTAAGTACAGCGATGCCTGAATAAAGGATATGACCATTTTCCCTAGAGAGAACAGGGAGAAACCCATCAAGACCTTCCCCATAATAAGCATAAAGATAATGGTGCAAATTTGTCTCTGGGAAATTACGCTTTGCATTGTTCTCAATTAATCCTTTAATGTATCTGGCTGTTGTTACATTTTGACTGTACTTCCCTTCTATCATTTCTTTAGCACTGTCTTCTGCTATGGCCAAATATATATTCCTTCCGATTCTTGGATCTCTGCTTAAAACATCCATAAAATCTTTCATAGTGTTTTTAGCAGTTAATTCTTTATTAAATAAAGTAACCGTCAACTTCCCCATAGAAAGAGGTTTAGATGACTCCCTTTCTATTTTAGAATCAAACTCATTTAAAGAACCAGCTTCTACAGACAGCGTAAGCTCTTCAAGATTTCGGCTTTCCTCCATTCCATACTGAGGGATCGCCACTGTACCCACGATGTTCTCTTCATCTTTATAATCATAGCCAGATATTTGTACAATAGCGCGATCTTCTATACTTTGGACGTCCGTACAGCCTGCCATTAGAAACAGGATTCCAATTGCCGCTAGAACGATAGACAGCTTATGCATTTCTCCTCTTCCTCCATTTCCCAACGGTTTTCATAAGCAGAAATAGCACAGGAATATAAAGAAGCACATAAAAACCAACTGCATTTGCGATGTCGTTTAATTTCTCAACACCCTCCCGGTTATCAATATACAAGGTGGACATATATAGGAGAAAACAAAAAGCCAAAATAAACGCTTTCTGACTTGTCGCAAACATTCTCTTAGGTATGCGGCTGGCCCCCCATAAAGCAAGACAAATATTAGGAACAATGACATAAACCCATAATGCAATACCTATATACTCGAAACGTTCTATAAATGGAAAATGGACAATTTTCCATAAAGAAATCGTTCCCCATGTGATATGCTTTAACTGCTCCTCACTGTAATAAAGAAAAGAGACGAGTGCTGTTGCTAAATATATGAGCACTGTATAAAAAACAGCAAAATGGGCCCATTTCTTGGATTCCTCTGGTTTTTTAATGAATGGATAAAAAATTAAAAGCAGTTCTATCCCCAAAAACCCTAATACAGACGCTTTCGCCGATTTTAGTAAATCTAAAATACTGTGATCAATAACAGGAAAAAGATAATCAGTAACTCCCACTTCGATAGGAAAAAACTTCAGCAAGAGTAAAGGAAGCGTCAATATTGTGCTGATTAAACACATACCTGTTACCAATCGAAACCCGCCAACTACTAAATAATAGACGAGCAGGATAAATATTAAAGCAAAAATTTCTATTCGAAGGCTGGGAAACACCCATACTTGAATCACTTCTATAAATGTTCTTAATACAGTTAAACCAAGCAGCAAAAAGTAAAGACTAAAAAATAAACTAAGAAAAGAGCCAACATATTTACCGAAGACTATTCGGTGAATAGAAACAATGTCCCCCTCACTATCCTGTAAAAGCTGATAAATCATCCATAGCAGGATCTGGGTGAACCCTCCTGCAATTAATATCGAGATCCAAGAATCAAACCCTGAAAACCGGGCGATATAAGATTCAAAACCAAGTATACCCACACCGACTTGCATAGCATGGATAATAAAGAATACAAACATCGGGGTGATGAGAAAATTTTCAGAAACAGGCAGCTTCGCCTTTGTTCTAGCAATTTTATTCATCGATATCCCTCTTCTCTACAGACTGGGATTGATTAAAACGCTTGAACTTCTGAGGGCGGGTTTGAACGGGCCTTTCAGACTGCCTGCTAAAGGGTAACCGAATAAATGCATCTCTTAAGTCACGAAATCTTAAAGGATAGATCGGCGCAAAGAATGGACGTCCGATTGACTTCAGTTTGATTAAATGCCCAATGTAAAAAGCCATAACCATTGCTATGCCCACTAACCCCCATAATTGAGCCCCCAGTAAAAATGGAAAACGAATTAACCGAATCGTATTACCAATTTGATAAACTGGAGTGGTAAAGGAAGCTAATGCCGCTAGTGCTACGATTATGAGAAGAACATTACTTGTTAGGCCGGCATCCACAGCAGCAGTTCCAATTACAATACCACCTACAATACCTATGGTCTGACCAATTTTTGTCGGCAGACGGGCTCCGGCTTCCCTTAATAGTTCTATGGCAATCTCTAATATAATTACTTCAAGAATAGGCGGAAAAGGAATATCTGCTCTAGAGGCTACAATTGTTGTCATCAGCTCTTCCGGTATCATTTCATGATGATAGGTGAGAATTGCTACATATAAAGGAGTGCTTAAAACTGAGAATAGGACGGCAAACAATCGAATCAAGCGAAATACTGTAGCTAAATGCCATGGAAGGAAATAATCGTCCGATGCAGAGAAAAATTCTACAATCGTCGTCGGGCAAGTAAGGACGTGTGGAGATCCATCCACAATTATCCCAATTTTACCCTCCACCAGACCTTCCACTACCCTGTCCGGCCTCTCTGTATCAAGAAGCTGCGGAAAAGGAGAATGAGAGTTGTCGGAGATAATCTGTGTAATAAAAGAACTGTCTATTATTTGGTCATATTGAATATCCTCGATTCTCTGAATTACAGTATCCACATTCTCTTGACTCGCAATTTCTTCCAAAAAAATAATGCCTATTCTTGTCTGCGTCATCTTTCCCACTTTTAATTCTTTAAGGGTAAGCTGAGGCAGGGGAAGCCTTTTTCTAATTAAACGAGTGTTTTGGTCAATAGATTCAACGAACGCTTCTTTTGGACCAACGACACTGAATTCTACTTCAGGTATGGACACATCTCTTCCTTCGGTTCTTCCCGCGAAAATTACCAGCACTTGTTCATTGGATTCATCAGTCTGAACAACTATATGTCCTGTCATAATTTTTCTTCTTATTTCTTTTACATCATCTGTAATGCTCAGCTGCTGCACGGGAATATAATCTTTTGCTTCTTCCAAAGTGAACAGTTTATTAGATTTAAGGATAGGTAAAATGGAGTGGTTAAGAAGTTGATGGTCTATCAGGGTATTAATATAAGAAATTTGATAATTAGATGATCCAACTTTATACGTTTTAAAATCACTTGATTTTTTCATGGCAAAGAAAAGCTCTTGAAGATTCTCTTCAGCTCTTGATTCTTCTTGCTTAATATATTCCTCACGTTTCTGTGTTTTTTTCTTCTTCCACATTATGAGATCTCCTCAGCCGGTCAGCATTTCCAATAAGATTCGGTTATTATTCTTCACTATCCCATAAATTTTATTCGATTTGGAAACCCTAAAGATAAAGGAGGCTGAATAATGCTGTATGCCTATATAGTTCCATTACTTCTACTGCTTTTCTTTTTTTTGTCTATCTTTTTCTTATTTAATGCTCTAGCCAAATTAATTTTATTTGCCTTTATCATAGTGGTCGTTTTCCTGCCTTTTATTTTAATTTTGAAAGAGGAGGAAAGGAATGCATCCCGCCCTTCTCAAAAAGATTAAAAAAAAGCCCAGTCATTAGACTGGACGCCATTTACACTTAATAGAGTTTGTTAGGGTCTGAACCGACGCGGTTGTTTTTATTCATACGGTTAATCCTCTCCATATCTTCCTGCGTCAGCTCAAAATCAAATATCCTCTTATTCTCGATTTGTCTGTCTTTATGGGTTGATTTTGGAATCGTGACGATTCCGTGCTGAATGTCCCAGCGAAGGATCACCTGAGCCGGGGTTTTTCCATATTTATTTCCTATAGACGCTAAAGTTTCGTGATCGAGATAGGATCCGCGGGCTAACGGTGACCAGGCTTGCAGCTGAATCTGTTTATCATTACAGTAATGTAGCAGTTCACTAAGATATAACTCCGGATGAAACTCGACCTGGTTGACCATAGGAATTATAGAGGCATTCTCTAATAAAGTTTCCAGATGGCGCTGCATAAAGTTACTCACGCCTATCGCTCTTACCCGGCCTTCTTTATAAAGCTTCTCAAGAGCCTTCCACGTCTCCTGAAACCCGGGAACGGGCCAGTGAATCAAATAAAGATCGACATAATTGAGCTGAAGCTTATGTAGACTGCGCTCAAATGCTTCTAATGTTGCTTTATACCCCTGCTCGTCATTCCAGACTTTAGTCGTTACAAACAGGTCTTCCCTGCGGATGCCGCTGTCCTTAATTGCCTCTCCAACTTCTTTTTCATTATCGTAGAAAGAAGCAGTATCAATATGGCGATATCCTGCTTCTAAAGCGGAAGAAACGGTTTGGTAAGTTTCTGCACCTTTTTCAACTTTATAAACGCCTAATCCCAGCTGAGGGATTTTTACTCCATTATGTAATTCTATTGAAGGTATTTCAGTCAAAGGTATCCTTCCTCTCGTTTTTATTAATTGGCTGAAACAGCATCACCAAATGTTTAATAATGGTCGTTTCTTTTATTTTCTATATATTTAGGAAGCGGCCGTTCGAATATTAGAAATGAAACCACACGGAGTAACACTGGGTATAAGGCCAATACGCCAATTAAATCACCGATAGCTCCTAAAGTAGTGGTTGTAAGCATCCATATAGATAATAACACCATTACGATCACCGTTCCCATCCCGGCACGTCCATTTACCGGTGTCCACGTCCCGGCGATCGTCCGCATATCCTGTTCCACTAGTTCAAAGCAGCGATAGTGAAAGGGACGAATACGAAACCAGCTGGACGCGGTAACAAGCTCATCCCGGTCACGTATCGGTTTATAACAATACCGGCACATTTTAGTTTTCATAACACAGCCCCTGTCTTAAATTAGTAAAGATACAATTATTATATCGCATTCTTTCTTTATTTCGAATGATAAAGGCTGATGAACAACTCTCCGGTAAATAAAGAGAAGTCCTGCAAAATTAATCGCAGGACTTCTCTTTATTTTTCCGCTTGCTGAATGATCTGAATGACTTCTTCTTTTGTTTTTTTATTTTCATATTTCTGCATGTTGTTTAACAGTTCCTCACGCTGATCCATTAAGCGGCGGACTTCCCTTAATAAACTCTCTGAATTCAGCTCTTCCTCTTCAAGCTTATGGGCGAACCCTTGCTTAACAAACGAGTTGGCATTCAGAATTTGGTCCCCGCGGCTCACTTGCTTTGACAGCGGGATAAGAAGCATCGGTTTTCTTAACGCTAAAAACTCAAAAATCGCATTTGAACCCGCGCGTGAGATAACGTAGTTGCTTGCAGCCAGGAGATCTTTTAATTCATCACTGACGTATTCGAACTGTACATACCCAGGGCGGCTGACCGATGGATCCTTATGCCCTTTTCCACAGATATGAATGATCTGTACTTCTTGTAACAGGGCATCTAAATTATCCCGAACAGCATCATTCACCTTTTTAGACCCCGTGCTGCCTCCCATGACGAGGATAACAGGCTTAGTATGATTAAATTTGCACAGTTCAAGTCCCTTTAAGCGATTCCCTTCAAAAAGTTCCTCACGAACGATTGCGCCGATATACTTTCCCTTAGATTCCGGAAGATGCTGCATCGTCTCCGGAAATGTCGCCAGCACTTTTTGCGCAAAAGGAAAGGATAGCTTGTTCGCCAGTCCAGGAGTATAATCGGATTCGTGAATAATAGCCGGCACTTTTTTCAGCTTAGCCGCTGCCACGACCGGCACGGAAACGAACCCTCCTTTTGAAAAAATCACCTGAGGCTTTCTTTTGCGGATAATATTTAAGGACTGATAAAGTCCCTTCAGCACCTTAAAAGGATCTTTAAAATTTTCCTTAGACATATACCGCCTCAGCTTACCTGTGGAGATCCCGTGATAGTTCACTCCGTCCAGCTGCTCGATCAAATTTCTTTCAATTCCTTCGTAAGAACCAATATAATCTATTTCATACCCTTGTTTTTGAAATTCAGGAATTAAGGCGAGATTGACTATTACGTGTCCTGCCGTTCCGCCTCCTGTAAATAAAATTCGTTTATTACTCAATTTTCAACGTCCTTTCTCATATGCGTCTGTCCACAGGACAGGACGCGAGCTTTCACATTTTTAAAATCCAGTTCCGGTAATAAAATTAGAACAAGTCGTGTATGTCCTAAAGGAATTGTATCAAAAAGGAGCACGTTTATGTACGAAACACATACATTACGAGAAAAAATTAAATTATTTATGATTATCTTAATTCCTATCTTAATTACACAAATCGGAATGTATGCAATGAACTTTTTCGATACCATTATGTCTGGACAAGCAGGTCCCGATGAACTGGCTGGTGCAGCGATCGGCTCAAACATATGGCTTCCTGTATTCACGGGACTAAATGGAATAATGATGGCAATTTCACCGATTGTCTCACAGCTTAAAGGAGCCAAGAACGAAAAAGACATTTCCAAAAGCGTCAAACAGGGAGTTTACTTATCCGTTATCATAGCAGTCATCATCGGTATGATTGGATATTTTCTGCTTGACCCTGTACTGAATCTGTTTTCTCTTGAGGAACGCGTGCGCTTCGTTGCTAAATATTATTTAGTGAGCCTGGGTCTTGGGATCATTCCACTTTTCATCTTTAATCTGCTGCGTTCGTTTATTGATGATCTTGGCCAAACTAAAATATCAATGATTATTATTCTGCTGACGCTGCCTACCAATATTTTATTTAATTATGTGTTGATTTTCGGAAAATGGGGATTTCCTGCATTAGGCGGTATTGGAGCAGGATTAGCGACAGCTCTTACATACTGGGTGGCCTGTGGAATTACAGTTTTCGTTATTCATAAGCTCTATCCGCTTCGTCACTACAGAATTTTCTCAAATTGGATAACTCCTTCCTTAAAAAGCTGGGCGGAGCAATTAAAAATCGGGATTCCGATCGGTTTTGCAATTTTTTTTGAGACAAGCATTTTCTCTGCCGTGACTTTCTTTATGACTGCGTACGATACCTATACGCTCGCTGCCCACCAGGCAGCGATAAACTTCGCTTCAC
This window of the Halobacillus sp. Marseille-Q1614 genome carries:
- a CDS encoding undecaprenyldiphospho-muramoylpentapeptide beta-N-acetylglucosaminyltransferase, with product MSNKRILFTGGGTAGHVIVNLALIPEFQKQGYEIDYIGSYEGIERNLIEQLDGVNYHGISTGKLRRYMSKENFKDPFKVLKGLYQSLNIIRKRKPQVIFSKGGFVSVPVVAAAKLKKVPAIIHESDYTPGLANKLSFPFAQKVLATFPETMQHLPESKGKYIGAIVREELFEGNRLKGLELCKFNHTKPVILVMGGSTGSKKVNDAVRDNLDALLQEVQIIHICGKGHKDPSVSRPGYVQFEYVSDELKDLLAASNYVISRAGSNAIFEFLALRKPMLLIPLSKQVSRGDQILNANSFVKQGFAHKLEEEELNSESLLREVRRLMDQREELLNNMQKYENKKTKEEVIQIIQQAEK
- a CDS encoding Ger(x)C family spore germination protein, whose translation is MHKLSIVLAAIGILFLMAGCTDVQSIEDRAIVQISGYDYKDEENIVGTVAIPQYGMEESRNLEELTLSVEAGSLNEFDSKIERESSKPLSMGKLTVTLFNKELTAKNTMKDFMDVLSRDPRIGRNIYLAIAEDSAKEMIEGKYSQNVTTARYIKGLIENNAKRNFPETNLHHYLYAYYGEGLDGFLPVLSRENGHILYSGIAVLKKGKLVQIIPESEALTFKILREKVREGRENIEYKNGKVGIQVTNSDVKYKLEGSSADPQFTVNVNMDAFINEMKKLDIDSNKTPKLVHDVEKKFEEHFEEKMNKLILEFKENRTDPLGLGSIYQNRTRKANMEKWNENYASVPVKVNVNIELTGTGISY
- a CDS encoding TIGR00341 family protein; the encoded protein is MSLLVKGHFNNKERLIGGNLMSLQLVEVHVPPSHLKEFQKQLKKFTFQTYWVEKEIDGRTLYRILLKTDNVEEILNDLEEVSNIVDGFETLLLPVRAYFSKGSKEKQKEEEKAKLQRASRHELLTAVKKNSKISWNYSLLIILSAIVATVGFIKDSEAVVIGAMVIAPMIGPVIAIAFTSVLGDYKLLSKSAVTSIAGVAAVVLISIIFAAFTQLELKTDQYVSRTKVEVMDIILGIASGSAGALAFLNRLSGNLVGVMVAVALLPPSVALGLSLGNGDWMAAYGAFLLVTVNIMSILLAAVIIFSITGIRPVLWKEVQKANVSRPLSITFVLTIIGILAVLIIISGGRFTL
- a CDS encoding aldo/keto reductase — encoded protein: MTEIPSIELHNGVKIPQLGLGVYKVEKGAETYQTVSSALEAGYRHIDTASFYDNEKEVGEAIKDSGIRREDLFVTTKVWNDEQGYKATLEAFERSLHKLQLNYVDLYLIHWPVPGFQETWKALEKLYKEGRVRAIGVSNFMQRHLETLLENASIIPMVNQVEFHPELYLSELLHYCNDKQIQLQAWSPLARGSYLDHETLASIGNKYGKTPAQVILRWDIQHGIVTIPKSTHKDRQIENKRIFDFELTQEDMERINRMNKNNRVGSDPNKLY
- a CDS encoding MATE family efflux transporter, coding for MYETHTLREKIKLFMIILIPILITQIGMYAMNFFDTIMSGQAGPDELAGAAIGSNIWLPVFTGLNGIMMAISPIVSQLKGAKNEKDISKSVKQGVYLSVIIAVIIGMIGYFLLDPVLNLFSLEERVRFVAKYYLVSLGLGIIPLFIFNLLRSFIDDLGQTKISMIIILLTLPTNILFNYVLIFGKWGFPALGGIGAGLATALTYWVACGITVFVIHKLYPLRHYRIFSNWITPSLKSWAEQLKIGIPIGFAIFFETSIFSAVTFFMTAYDTYTLAAHQAAINFASLLYMVPLSIAFTLTIVVGFEVGGRRYRDARTYSYMGILLAAGASVAAGLTLFIFDESVARLYSSNERVIELTTSFIYFAIFFQLSDGFGAPLQGILRGYKDVNITLLMAFVSYWVIGLPSGYLLANYTSLGPYGYWMSLIIGLTAGAITLLIRMVLLQKNQITAQEKARA
- a CDS encoding GerAB/ArcD/ProY family transporter; this encodes MNKIARTKAKLPVSENFLITPMFVFFIIHAMQVGVGILGFESYIARFSGFDSWISILIAGGFTQILLWMIYQLLQDSEGDIVSIHRIVFGKYVGSFLSLFFSLYFLLLGLTVLRTFIEVIQVWVFPSLRIEIFALIFILLVYYLVVGGFRLVTGMCLISTILTLPLLLLKFFPIEVGVTDYLFPVIDHSILDLLKSAKASVLGFLGIELLLIFYPFIKKPEESKKWAHFAVFYTVLIYLATALVSFLYYSEEQLKHITWGTISLWKIVHFPFIERFEYIGIALWVYVIVPNICLALWGASRIPKRMFATSQKAFILAFCFLLYMSTLYIDNREGVEKLNDIANAVGFYVLLYIPVLFLLMKTVGKWRKRRNA
- a CDS encoding spore germination protein, with the translated sequence MWKKKKTQKREEYIKQEESRAEENLQELFFAMKKSSDFKTYKVGSSNYQISYINTLIDHQLLNHSILPILKSNKLFTLEEAKDYIPVQQLSITDDVKEIRRKIMTGHIVVQTDESNEQVLVIFAGRTEGRDVSIPEVEFSVVGPKEAFVESIDQNTRLIRKRLPLPQLTLKELKVGKMTQTRIGIIFLEEIASQENVDTVIQRIEDIQYDQIIDSSFITQIISDNSHSPFPQLLDTERPDRVVEGLVEGKIGIIVDGSPHVLTCPTTIVEFFSASDDYFLPWHLATVFRLIRLFAVLFSVLSTPLYVAILTYHHEMIPEELMTTIVASRADIPFPPILEVIILEIAIELLREAGARLPTKIGQTIGIVGGIVIGTAAVDAGLTSNVLLIIVALAALASFTTPVYQIGNTIRLIRFPFLLGAQLWGLVGIAMVMAFYIGHLIKLKSIGRPFFAPIYPLRFRDLRDAFIRLPFSRQSERPVQTRPQKFKRFNQSQSVEKRDIDE